A genomic segment from Bos mutus isolate GX-2022 chromosome 27, NWIPB_WYAK_1.1, whole genome shotgun sequence encodes:
- the LOC138985928 gene encoding uncharacterized protein: MICYITQKGGGKGERRCPSLRNLPPKAQRPTLWDSEPPAQLATRRACAIGEGLAAAKPYGKCSLRAGAGGPPESYVSAVPGEVRTASPQPGPRLHLHTCPVTSRSLPSPTRWASVRAGRRGEPETRYSLRRAVLEEAGSTARLPPPPSPPPPLLPGGRRAGARRAAAAPAAAAGGAAAAAVGAAGDAPARLLRRGAVRAAAAAAAAAAGEQAGGGGCHRGAENWRRRRS, translated from the exons ATGATTTGTTACATTACACAAAAGGGAGGCGGAAAAGGAGAACGAAGATGCCCATCCCTAAGGAACCTCCCACCCAAAGCCCAGAGACCTACTCTGTGGGACTCAGAACCTCCAG CCCAGCTGGCTACTCGGCGCGCATGCGCAATTGGGGAGGGGCTCGCCGCCGCTAAGCCCTACGGGAAGTGTAGTCTCCGCGCGGGCGCCGGTGGGCCGCCCGAGTCCTACGTCTCAGCGGTACCTGGAGAAGTCAGAACAGCCTCGCCTCAGCCGGGTCCTCGTCTCCATCTTCACACCTGTCCGGTCACCTCACGCTCACTCCCCAGTCCCACGCGCTGGGCTTCCGTCAGAGCGGGCCGCAGAGGAGAGCCCGAGACCCGATACTCGCTTCGGCGGGCTGTGCTGGAGGAGGCGGGGTCCACTGCCCGCCTCccgccgcccccctccccgccccctcccctcctccccggcGGGCGTCGGGCCGGTGCCCGGAGAGCGGCGGCGGCCCCCGCAGCGGCCGCTggaggggcggcggcggcggcggtgggcGCCGCGGGCGATGCCCCTGCCCGGCTGCTCCGGCGCGGGGCGGTgcgagcggcggcggcggcggcggcggcggcggcgggggagCAGGCAGGGGGCGGCGGCTGCCACAGAGGGGCCGAGaactggcggcggcggcggtcgTGA
- the PURG gene encoding purine-rich element-binding protein gamma isoform X2, producing the protein MERARRRGGGGGGGGRGRGGKNVGGSGLSKSRLYPQAQHSHYPHYAASATPNQAGGAAEIQELASKRVDIQKKRFYLDVKQSSRGRFLKIAEVWIGRGRQDNIRKSKLTLSLSVAAELKDCLGDFIEHYAHLGLKGHRQEHGHGKEQSSRRRQKHSAPSPPVSVGSEEHPHSVLKTDYIERDNRKYYLDLKENQRGRFLRIRQTMMRGTGMIGYFGHTLGLEQTIVLPAQGMIEFRDALVQLIEDYGEGDIEERRGGDDDPVELPEGTSFRVDNKRFYFDVGSNKYGIFLKLTNYPKSRENINPFHCCQIQPKEQPMTLQKQ; encoded by the coding sequence atggaaagaGCCAGGCGaaggggaggcggcggcggcggcggcggccgtgGCCGCGGCGGCAAGAATGTAGGGGGTTCTGGCCTAAGCAAGAGTAGACTGTACCCCCAGGCCCAGCACTCCCACTACCCCCACTACGCGGCTTCAGCCACCCCTAATCAGGCTGGGGGCGCAGCCGAAATCCAGGAGCTGGCCTCCAAACGAGTGGACATCCAGAAAAAGAGGTTTTACCTAGACGTGAAGCAGAGCTCGCGGGGCCGGTTCCTCAAGATAGCCGAAGTCTGGATAGGGAGAGGCCGGCAAGACAATATCAGAAAGAGTAAACTGACCCTCTCCCTGTCGGTGGCAGCGGAGCTGAAGGACTGTCTAGGGGACTTCATCGAGCACTATGCCCACCTGGGCCTGAAAGGCCACCGGCAAGAGCACGGTCACGGCAAAGAGCAGAGCTCCAGGAGGAGACAGAAGCACTCAGCGCCCTCCCCGCCGGTCTCGGTGGGGTCCGAAGAGCACCCTCACAGTGTCCTCAAAACAGACTACATCGAGAGGGACAACAGGAAATACTATCTAGACCTGAAGGAAAACCAGCGGGGTCGCTTCCTAAGGATTAGACAAACCATGATGCGGGGTACTGGCATGATAGGTTATTTTGGCCACACTTTGGGCCTGGAGCAGACTATTGTCCTCCCAGCTCAAGGAATGATCGAGTTCCGTGACGCCTTGGTTCAGCTCATCGAAGACTATGGGGAAGGGGACATCGAAGAACGCAGAGGTGGAGACGACGACCCCGTGGAACTCCCCGAGGGGACTTCTTTCAGAGTGGACAATAAAAGGTTCTACTTTGATGTGGGCTCTAATAAATATGGAATTTTCCTGAAG
- the PURG gene encoding purine-rich element-binding protein gamma isoform X3 → MERARRRGGGGGGGGRGRGGKNVGGSGLSKSRLYPQAQHSHYPHYAASATPNQAGGAAEIQELASKRVDIQKKRFYLDVKQSSRGRFLKIAEVWIGRGRQDNIRKSKLTLSLSVAAELKDCLGDFIEHYAHLGLKGHRQEHGHGKEQSSRRRQKHSAPSPPVSVGSEEHPHSVLKTDYIERDNRKYYLDLKENQRGRFLRIRQTMMRGTGMIGYFGHTLGLEQTIVLPAQGMIEFRDALVQLIEDYGEGDIEERRGGDDDPVELPEGTSFRVDNKRFYFDVGSNKYGIFLKCSHHYIYNLATLCTVWNFSSPTRD, encoded by the coding sequence atggaaagaGCCAGGCGaaggggaggcggcggcggcggcggcggccgtgGCCGCGGCGGCAAGAATGTAGGGGGTTCTGGCCTAAGCAAGAGTAGACTGTACCCCCAGGCCCAGCACTCCCACTACCCCCACTACGCGGCTTCAGCCACCCCTAATCAGGCTGGGGGCGCAGCCGAAATCCAGGAGCTGGCCTCCAAACGAGTGGACATCCAGAAAAAGAGGTTTTACCTAGACGTGAAGCAGAGCTCGCGGGGCCGGTTCCTCAAGATAGCCGAAGTCTGGATAGGGAGAGGCCGGCAAGACAATATCAGAAAGAGTAAACTGACCCTCTCCCTGTCGGTGGCAGCGGAGCTGAAGGACTGTCTAGGGGACTTCATCGAGCACTATGCCCACCTGGGCCTGAAAGGCCACCGGCAAGAGCACGGTCACGGCAAAGAGCAGAGCTCCAGGAGGAGACAGAAGCACTCAGCGCCCTCCCCGCCGGTCTCGGTGGGGTCCGAAGAGCACCCTCACAGTGTCCTCAAAACAGACTACATCGAGAGGGACAACAGGAAATACTATCTAGACCTGAAGGAAAACCAGCGGGGTCGCTTCCTAAGGATTAGACAAACCATGATGCGGGGTACTGGCATGATAGGTTATTTTGGCCACACTTTGGGCCTGGAGCAGACTATTGTCCTCCCAGCTCAAGGAATGATCGAGTTCCGTGACGCCTTGGTTCAGCTCATCGAAGACTATGGGGAAGGGGACATCGAAGAACGCAGAGGTGGAGACGACGACCCCGTGGAACTCCCCGAGGGGACTTCTTTCAGAGTGGACAATAAAAGGTTCTACTTTGATGTGGGCTCTAATAAATATGGAATTTTCCTGAAG
- the PURG gene encoding purine-rich element-binding protein gamma isoform X1, protein MERARRRGGGGGGGGRGRGGKNVGGSGLSKSRLYPQAQHSHYPHYAASATPNQAGGAAEIQELASKRVDIQKKRFYLDVKQSSRGRFLKIAEVWIGRGRQDNIRKSKLTLSLSVAAELKDCLGDFIEHYAHLGLKGHRQEHGHGKEQSSRRRQKHSAPSPPVSVGSEEHPHSVLKTDYIERDNRKYYLDLKENQRGRFLRIRQTMMRGTGMIGYFGHTLGLEQTIVLPAQGMIEFRDALVQLIEDYGEGDIEERRGGDDDPVELPEGTSFRVDNKRFYFDVGSNKYGIFLKVSEVRPPYRNTITVPFKAWTRFGENFIKYEEEMRKICNSHKEKSMDGRRASGEEQACLD, encoded by the coding sequence atggaaagaGCCAGGCGaaggggaggcggcggcggcggcggcggccgtgGCCGCGGCGGCAAGAATGTAGGGGGTTCTGGCCTAAGCAAGAGTAGACTGTACCCCCAGGCCCAGCACTCCCACTACCCCCACTACGCGGCTTCAGCCACCCCTAATCAGGCTGGGGGCGCAGCCGAAATCCAGGAGCTGGCCTCCAAACGAGTGGACATCCAGAAAAAGAGGTTTTACCTAGACGTGAAGCAGAGCTCGCGGGGCCGGTTCCTCAAGATAGCCGAAGTCTGGATAGGGAGAGGCCGGCAAGACAATATCAGAAAGAGTAAACTGACCCTCTCCCTGTCGGTGGCAGCGGAGCTGAAGGACTGTCTAGGGGACTTCATCGAGCACTATGCCCACCTGGGCCTGAAAGGCCACCGGCAAGAGCACGGTCACGGCAAAGAGCAGAGCTCCAGGAGGAGACAGAAGCACTCAGCGCCCTCCCCGCCGGTCTCGGTGGGGTCCGAAGAGCACCCTCACAGTGTCCTCAAAACAGACTACATCGAGAGGGACAACAGGAAATACTATCTAGACCTGAAGGAAAACCAGCGGGGTCGCTTCCTAAGGATTAGACAAACCATGATGCGGGGTACTGGCATGATAGGTTATTTTGGCCACACTTTGGGCCTGGAGCAGACTATTGTCCTCCCAGCTCAAGGAATGATCGAGTTCCGTGACGCCTTGGTTCAGCTCATCGAAGACTATGGGGAAGGGGACATCGAAGAACGCAGAGGTGGAGACGACGACCCCGTGGAACTCCCCGAGGGGACTTCTTTCAGAGTGGACAATAAAAGGTTCTACTTTGATGTGGGCTCTAATAAATATGGAATTTTCCTGAAGGTAAGTGAGGTGAGGCCACCTTACCGTAATACTATTACCGTTCCGTTCAAGGCTTGGACAAGGTTTGGGGAGAATTTTATCAAGTATGAAGAAGAGATGAGGAAAATTTGCAACAGCCATAAAGAAAAGAGCATGGATGGCAGAAGGGCCAGTGGTGAAGAACAAGCGTGCCTCGACTAA